The Chroicocephalus ridibundus chromosome 20, bChrRid1.1, whole genome shotgun sequence genome has a window encoding:
- the PLEKHA6 gene encoding pleckstrin homology domain-containing family A member 6 isoform X2 has translation MSARSPHAPGAAAGAGEAEIRCGSVCGSRSRVAVPEGSRGLHNERRNTFLHPVTGQVPEDNSRLDLQKPTLDMSSKTGGKRPATITSEPSNHAMVSEVPLERPGGRASRSSRKGIAFGKRSNSMKRNPNAAVTKSGWLYKQASSGVKQWNKRWFVLVDRCLFYYKDEKEESILGSIPLLSFRVAAVQPSDNISRKHTFKVTVCWVEEMPASNEQSLSPQAEHAGIRTYFFSAENTEEQESWIQAMGEAARVQIPPTQRHEKPDSENIPPSKHHHHRNAAHREHPKADPDAKTRGEGDGRGSEKIERKPERTESKKEPLAKANGIAGQEMPSEPGSPYPEAPRVPASAERPPQPNGWAYSSPSRPGSTAYPPPDGESVVHRRGFAPRTNPEKIAQRKSSMTQLQQWVNSRRGAVPPEELRSPTRFYPVSRRVPDYYSPYSPQYPEEYQYYPPGVRPDSICSMPAYERVSPPWALEDKRHSFRNGGTYQLRDWKEHPGFGRQDVPLWLPAAGRQPTYLDEVDAASGSLRRMSLQPRSRSVPRSPSQGSYSRARVYSPVRSPSARFERLPPRGEEIYADPTTFMMRRSISSPKYDYLGDRRPVPAGMYPYHYPASPTVHDKMDELLDLQLQRNLEYLDQQMSESETLISMVNRMVETSSPRAQLYMQVTPFPEAYRETLHAYKISEQDTDKLLGKLCEQNKVLREQERLVQQLRAEKESLESALMGTHQELEMFGSQPAYPEKLLHKKESLQNQLINIRVELSQASTALANSTAEYESLESEVSALHDDLWEQLNLDIQNEVVNRQIQKEIWRIQDVMEGLRKNNPSRGTDTAKHRVAIGPSGTYSSNSPASPLSSASLTSPLSPFSLISGSQGSPTKPAPGEEPGPPRPPLPKSYVPLESPPTVPPLPGESRLWPYPTSPSWQQGGEAKRGQPKTSFEQSKKEVQRAAPPGPTAEGLLQSRQEQDAEKQAALNKVGIVPPRTKSPAEEEAVPAAGMPRRSVGGMANGLSSRERPKSAVFANETKVKMSVEEQIDRMKRHQSGSMKEKRRSLQLPSSHQPETPGTKAPASYKVVRRHRSIHEVDISDLEAALRSDDPGKVYETPQEEIARLRKMELEPQHYDVDINKELSTPDKVLIPERYVELEPDTPLSPEEMKEKQKKVERIKTLIAKSSLQNVIPLGEGEVDVPQDPETQLQEQEKRIEISCALAAEASRRGRMLSAQCATPSPPTSPASPTPPTNPLSSETSRAADNSHFMRV, from the exons ATGAGCGCTCGCAGTCCGCAcgcccccggggccgcggctGGGGCTGGAGAAGCCGAAATTCGCTGCGGGTCGGTGTGCGGAAGCCGGAGCCGGGTTGCGGTGCCGGAGGGGTCTCGTGGGCT CCACAATGAAAGGCGGAACACATTCCTGCACCCAGTGACGGGACAGGTCCCCGAGGACAACTCAAGACTTGACTTGCAAAA ACCAACCTTGGACATGTCAAGCAAAACGGGTGGCAAGCGACCGGCGACCATCACCAGCGAGCCCTCCAACCACGCCATGGTGTCGGAGGTGCCCCTGGAGCGCCCTGGAGGCCGG GCTTCGCGCTCCTCCCGCAAGGGCATCGCCTTCGGGAAGCGCTCCAATTCCATGAAGAGGAACCCCAACGCCGCCGTCACCAAAAGCGGCTGGCTCTACAAGCAG GCCAGCTCGGGGGTGAAGCAGTGGAACAAGCGCTGGTTCGTGCTGGTGGATCGCTGCCTCTTCTACTACAAAG ACGAGAAGGAGGAGAGCATCCTGGGCAGCATCCCCCTCCTCAGCTTCCGCGTGGCGGCCGTGCAGCCCTCCGACAACATCAGCAGGAAGCACACGTTCAAG GTGACGGTGTGCTGGGTGGAGGAGATGCCGGCGAGTAACGAGCAGTCCCTGTCTCCCCAGGCGGAGCACGCCGGCATCCGGACGTACTTCTTCAGCGCCGAGAACACGGAGGAGCAGGAGTCCTGGATCCAAGCCATGGGCGAAGCCGCCCGGGTGCAGATCCCCCCGACCCAGAG GCACGAGAAGCCAGACTCTGAAAACATCCCCCCcagcaaacaccaccaccaccgcaaCGCCGCCCACCGCGAGCACCCCAAAGCTGACCCCGACGCCAAGACCCGGGGGGAAGGCGACGGCCGTGGCTCAGAGAAGATCGAGAGGAAGCCGGAGAGGACGGAGAGCAAGAAAGAGCCCTTGGCCAAAGCCAACGGCATCGCCGGGCAGGAGATGCCCTCGGAGCCCGGCAGTCCTTACCCTGAGGCACCCCGGGTACCGGCGAGCGCGGAGCGGCCGCCCCAGCCCAACGGCTGGGCATACTCGTCACCCAGCCGGCCCGGCAGCACCGCGTACCCCCCGCCCGACGGGGAGAGCGTGGTCCACCGCCGGGGCTTTGCCCCCCGCACCAACCCCGAGAAGATCGCCCAGCGCAAGAGCTCCATGACGCAGCTGCAGCAGTGGGTGAACTCGCGCCGGGGGGCTGTGCCCCCCGAGGAGCTGCGGAG ccccaccaggtTTTACCCCGTGTCTCGCCGGGTGCCCGACTACTATTCTCCCTACTCGCCCCAGTACCCCGAGGAGTACCAGTACTACCCGCCGGGGGTGCGCCCCGACAGCATCTGCTCCATGCCCGCCTACGAGCGGGTGAGCCCGCCCTGGGCGCTGGAGGACAAGCGTCATTCCTTCCGCAACGGGGGCACCTACCAGCTCCGCGACTGGAAGGAACACCCCGGGTTCGGCCGGCAAGACGTCCCGCTCTGGCTACCCGCTGCCGGGAGGCAGCCGACTTACTTGGATGAGGTGGATGCGGCCTCGGGCTCCCTGCGACGGATGTCgctgcagccccgctcccgctccgTGCCCCGCTCACCCAGCCAGGGCTCCTACAGCCGGGCGCGGGTGTACTCCCCGGTCCGCTCGCCCAGCGCCCGCTTCGAGCGGCTGCCGCCCCGGGGAGAGGAGATTTACGCCGACCCCACCACCTTCATGATGAGGCGATCCATCAGTTCTCCCAAG TACGACTATCTGGGAGACAGACGGCCCGTCCCTGCGGGAATGTATCCGTACCACTACCCGGCATCCCCCACCGTCCACGACAAAATG GATGAACTTTTAGACCTTCAGTTGCAAAGAAACCTAGAGTATTTGGACCAGCAG ATGAGCGAGAGCGAAACCCTGATCAGTATGGTGAACAGGATGGTGGAGACCTCCTCCCCTAGGGCTCAGCTCTACATGCAA GTGACACCCTTCCCGGAGGCCTACAGGGAGACGCTGCATGCCTACAAGATAAGCGAGCAAGACACCGAT aagctgctggggaagctcTGCGAGCAGAACAAGGTGCTGCGGGAGCAGGAGAGGCTGGTGCAGCAGCTCCGAGCAGAGAAG GAGAGCCTGGAGAGTGCCCTGATGGGGACGCACCAGGAGCTGGAGATGTTCGGGAGCCAGCCCGCATACCCGGAGAAGCTGCTGCACAAGAAGGAGTCGCTCCAGAACCAGCTCATCAACATCCGCGTGGAGCTGTCGCAGGCCAGCACG gccttGGCGAATAGCACAGCTGAGTACGAGAGCCTGGAGAGCGAGGTGTCCGCCCTGCACGACGACCTCTGGGAGCAGCTGAACCTGGACATCCAG aACGAAGTGGTCAACCGGCAGATCCAGAAGGAGATCTGGCGGATCCAGGACGTGATGGAAGGGCTGAGGAAGAACAACCCGTCCCGCGGCACGGACACTGCCAAGCACAGAG TGGCCATCGGCCCCTCGGGGACGTACAGCTCCaacagccccgccagccccctgaGCTCGGCCAGTCTcaccagccccctcagccccTTCTCCCTCATCTCCGGCTCCCAGGGCTCGCCCACCAAGCCAGCACCCGGCGAG GAACCGGGCCCGCCTCGACCTCCCCTCCCCAAGTCCTACGTACCCCTGGAGTCTCCTCCGACTGTTCCTCCGCTCCCCGGCGAGAGCCGCCTCTGGCCGTACCCCACCTCCCCTTCCTGGCAGCAAGGCGGCGAGGCGAAGAGGGGACAG CCCAAGACGAGCTTCGAGCAGAGCAAGAAAGAGGTGCAGCGAGCAGCCCCCCCTGGACCCACGGCCGAGGGGCTCCTGCAGAGCCGGCAGGAGCAGGACGCGGAGAAGCAGGCGGCTCTCAACAAGG TGGGCATCGTCCCCCCCAGGACCAAGTCTCcagcggaggaggaggcggtgcCGGCTGCCGGCATGCCAAGGAGGAGCGTGGGTGGCATGGCCAACGGGCTCAGCTCCCGG GAGAGACCAAAGAGTGCTGTGTTCGCCAATGAAACGAAGGTGAAGATGAGCGTGGAGGAGCAGATCGACCGCATGAAGCGCCACCAGAGCGGCTCCATGAAGGAGAAGCGGcgcagcctgcagctccccagcagccatCAGCCCGAGACCCCCGGCACAAAGGCACCTGCCTCCTACAAGGTG GTGCGCCGGCACCGCAGCATCCACGAGGTTGATATCTCCGACCTGGAGGCAGCGCTGCGTTCCGACGACCCCGGCAAGGTCTACGAGACACCCCAGGAGGAGATCGCCCGGCTGCGCAAGATGGAGCTGGAGCCGCAGCACTACGACGTGGACATCAACAAGGAG CTCTCCACGCCGGATAAAGTCCTCATCCCTGAGCGGTACGTCGAACTGGAGCCCGACACGCCGCTCAGCCCCGAGGAGatgaaggagaagcagaagaaagtggAAAGGATCAAGACCCTCATTGCCAAATCCAG CCTGCAGAACGTCATCCCCCTGGGCGAGGGGGAGGTGGACGTCCCCCAGGACCCCGagacccagctgcaggagcaggagaagaggatAGAGATCTCGTGTGCTCTGGCTGCCGAAGCCTCCCGCCGGGGCCGCATGCTCTCGG CTCAATGCGCTACCCCAagccctcccacctccccagcctccccgACTCCACCGACCAACCCCCTCTCGTCTGAAACATCCCGGGCCGCCGACAACAGCCATTTTATGCGTGTCTGA
- the PLEKHA6 gene encoding pleckstrin homology domain-containing family A member 6 isoform X8 yields the protein MGEAARVQIPPTQRHEKPDSENIPPSKHHHHRNAAHREHPKADPDAKTRGEGDGRGSEKIERKPERTESKKEPLAKANGIAGQEMPSEPGSPYPEAPRVPASAERPPQPNGWAYSSPSRPGSTAYPPPDGESVVHRRGFAPRTNPEKIAQRKSSMTQLQQWVNSRRGAVPPEELRSPTRFYPVSRRVPDYYSPYSPQYPEEYQYYPPGVRPDSICSMPAYERVSPPWALEDKRHSFRNGGTYQLRDWKEHPGFGRQDVPLWLPAAGRQPTYLDEVDAASGSLRRMSLQPRSRSVPRSPSQGSYSRARVYSPVRSPSARFERLPPRGEEIYADPTTFMMRRSISSPKYDYLGDRRPVPAGMYPYHYPASPTVHDKMDELLDLQLQRNLEYLDQQMSESETLISMVNRMVETSSPRAQLYMQVTPFPEAYRETLHAYKISEQDTDKLLGKLCEQNKVLREQERLVQQLRAEKESLESALMGTHQELEMFGSQPAYPEKLLHKKESLQNQLINIRVELSQASTALANSTAEYESLESEVSALHDDLWEQLNLDIQNEVVNRQIQKEIWRIQDVMEGLRKNNPSRGTDTAKHRVAIGPSGTYSSNSPASPLSSASLTSPLSPFSLISGSQGSPTKPAPGEEPGPPRPPLPKSYVPLESPPTVPPLPGESRLWPYPTSPSWQQGGEAKRGQPKTSFEQSKKEVQRAAPPGPTAEGLLQSRQEQDAEKQAALNKVGIVPPRTKSPAEEEAVPAAGMPRRSVGGMANGLSSRERPKSAVFANETKVKMSVEEQIDRMKRHQSGSMKEKRRSLQLPSSHQPETPGTKAPASYKVVRRHRSIHEVDISDLEAALRSDDPGKVYETPQEEIARLRKMELEPQHYDVDINKELSTPDKVLIPERYVELEPDTPLSPEEMKEKQKKVERIKTLIAKSSLQNVIPLGEGEVDVPQDPETQLQEQEKRIEISCALAAEASRRGRMLSAQCATPSPPTSPASPTPPTNPLSSETSRAADNSHFMRV from the exons ATGGGCGAAGCCGCCCGGGTGCAGATCCCCCCGACCCAGAG GCACGAGAAGCCAGACTCTGAAAACATCCCCCCcagcaaacaccaccaccaccgcaaCGCCGCCCACCGCGAGCACCCCAAAGCTGACCCCGACGCCAAGACCCGGGGGGAAGGCGACGGCCGTGGCTCAGAGAAGATCGAGAGGAAGCCGGAGAGGACGGAGAGCAAGAAAGAGCCCTTGGCCAAAGCCAACGGCATCGCCGGGCAGGAGATGCCCTCGGAGCCCGGCAGTCCTTACCCTGAGGCACCCCGGGTACCGGCGAGCGCGGAGCGGCCGCCCCAGCCCAACGGCTGGGCATACTCGTCACCCAGCCGGCCCGGCAGCACCGCGTACCCCCCGCCCGACGGGGAGAGCGTGGTCCACCGCCGGGGCTTTGCCCCCCGCACCAACCCCGAGAAGATCGCCCAGCGCAAGAGCTCCATGACGCAGCTGCAGCAGTGGGTGAACTCGCGCCGGGGGGCTGTGCCCCCCGAGGAGCTGCGGAG ccccaccaggtTTTACCCCGTGTCTCGCCGGGTGCCCGACTACTATTCTCCCTACTCGCCCCAGTACCCCGAGGAGTACCAGTACTACCCGCCGGGGGTGCGCCCCGACAGCATCTGCTCCATGCCCGCCTACGAGCGGGTGAGCCCGCCCTGGGCGCTGGAGGACAAGCGTCATTCCTTCCGCAACGGGGGCACCTACCAGCTCCGCGACTGGAAGGAACACCCCGGGTTCGGCCGGCAAGACGTCCCGCTCTGGCTACCCGCTGCCGGGAGGCAGCCGACTTACTTGGATGAGGTGGATGCGGCCTCGGGCTCCCTGCGACGGATGTCgctgcagccccgctcccgctccgTGCCCCGCTCACCCAGCCAGGGCTCCTACAGCCGGGCGCGGGTGTACTCCCCGGTCCGCTCGCCCAGCGCCCGCTTCGAGCGGCTGCCGCCCCGGGGAGAGGAGATTTACGCCGACCCCACCACCTTCATGATGAGGCGATCCATCAGTTCTCCCAAG TACGACTATCTGGGAGACAGACGGCCCGTCCCTGCGGGAATGTATCCGTACCACTACCCGGCATCCCCCACCGTCCACGACAAAATG GATGAACTTTTAGACCTTCAGTTGCAAAGAAACCTAGAGTATTTGGACCAGCAG ATGAGCGAGAGCGAAACCCTGATCAGTATGGTGAACAGGATGGTGGAGACCTCCTCCCCTAGGGCTCAGCTCTACATGCAA GTGACACCCTTCCCGGAGGCCTACAGGGAGACGCTGCATGCCTACAAGATAAGCGAGCAAGACACCGAT aagctgctggggaagctcTGCGAGCAGAACAAGGTGCTGCGGGAGCAGGAGAGGCTGGTGCAGCAGCTCCGAGCAGAGAAG GAGAGCCTGGAGAGTGCCCTGATGGGGACGCACCAGGAGCTGGAGATGTTCGGGAGCCAGCCCGCATACCCGGAGAAGCTGCTGCACAAGAAGGAGTCGCTCCAGAACCAGCTCATCAACATCCGCGTGGAGCTGTCGCAGGCCAGCACG gccttGGCGAATAGCACAGCTGAGTACGAGAGCCTGGAGAGCGAGGTGTCCGCCCTGCACGACGACCTCTGGGAGCAGCTGAACCTGGACATCCAG aACGAAGTGGTCAACCGGCAGATCCAGAAGGAGATCTGGCGGATCCAGGACGTGATGGAAGGGCTGAGGAAGAACAACCCGTCCCGCGGCACGGACACTGCCAAGCACAGAG TGGCCATCGGCCCCTCGGGGACGTACAGCTCCaacagccccgccagccccctgaGCTCGGCCAGTCTcaccagccccctcagccccTTCTCCCTCATCTCCGGCTCCCAGGGCTCGCCCACCAAGCCAGCACCCGGCGAG GAACCGGGCCCGCCTCGACCTCCCCTCCCCAAGTCCTACGTACCCCTGGAGTCTCCTCCGACTGTTCCTCCGCTCCCCGGCGAGAGCCGCCTCTGGCCGTACCCCACCTCCCCTTCCTGGCAGCAAGGCGGCGAGGCGAAGAGGGGACAG CCCAAGACGAGCTTCGAGCAGAGCAAGAAAGAGGTGCAGCGAGCAGCCCCCCCTGGACCCACGGCCGAGGGGCTCCTGCAGAGCCGGCAGGAGCAGGACGCGGAGAAGCAGGCGGCTCTCAACAAGG TGGGCATCGTCCCCCCCAGGACCAAGTCTCcagcggaggaggaggcggtgcCGGCTGCCGGCATGCCAAGGAGGAGCGTGGGTGGCATGGCCAACGGGCTCAGCTCCCGG GAGAGACCAAAGAGTGCTGTGTTCGCCAATGAAACGAAGGTGAAGATGAGCGTGGAGGAGCAGATCGACCGCATGAAGCGCCACCAGAGCGGCTCCATGAAGGAGAAGCGGcgcagcctgcagctccccagcagccatCAGCCCGAGACCCCCGGCACAAAGGCACCTGCCTCCTACAAGGTG GTGCGCCGGCACCGCAGCATCCACGAGGTTGATATCTCCGACCTGGAGGCAGCGCTGCGTTCCGACGACCCCGGCAAGGTCTACGAGACACCCCAGGAGGAGATCGCCCGGCTGCGCAAGATGGAGCTGGAGCCGCAGCACTACGACGTGGACATCAACAAGGAG CTCTCCACGCCGGATAAAGTCCTCATCCCTGAGCGGTACGTCGAACTGGAGCCCGACACGCCGCTCAGCCCCGAGGAGatgaaggagaagcagaagaaagtggAAAGGATCAAGACCCTCATTGCCAAATCCAG CCTGCAGAACGTCATCCCCCTGGGCGAGGGGGAGGTGGACGTCCCCCAGGACCCCGagacccagctgcaggagcaggagaagaggatAGAGATCTCGTGTGCTCTGGCTGCCGAAGCCTCCCGCCGGGGCCGCATGCTCTCGG CTCAATGCGCTACCCCAagccctcccacctccccagcctccccgACTCCACCGACCAACCCCCTCTCGTCTGAAACATCCCGGGCCGCCGACAACAGCCATTTTATGCGTGTCTGA
- the PLEKHA6 gene encoding pleckstrin homology domain-containing family A member 6 isoform X3 yields MSARSPHAPGAAAGAGEAEIRCGSVCGSRSRVAVPEGSRGLHNERRNTFLHPVTGQVPEDNSRLDLQKPTLDMSSKTGGKRPATITSEPSNHAMVSEVPLERPGGRVGARSQASRQAAAETGCRGPPRGLSGSSPPLQASRSSRKGIAFGKRSNSMKRNPNAAVTKSGWLYKQASSGVKQWNKRWFVLVDRCLFYYKDEKEESILGSIPLLSFRVAAVQPSDNISRKHTFKVTVCWVEEMPASNEQSLSPQAEHAGIRTYFFSAENTEEQESWIQAMGEAARVQIPPTQRHEKPDSENIPPSKHHHHRNAAHREHPKADPDAKTRGEGDGRGSEKIERKPERTESKKEPLAKANGIAGQEMPSEPGSPYPEAPRVPASAERPPQPNGWAYSSPSRPGSTAYPPPDGESVVHRRGFAPRTNPEKIAQRKSSMTQLQQWVNSRRGAVPPEELRSPTRFYPVSRRVPDYYSPYSPQYPEEYQYYPPGVRPDSICSMPAYERVSPPWALEDKRHSFRNGGTYQLRDWKEHPGFGRQDVPLWLPAAGRQPTYLDEVDAASGSLRRMSLQPRSRSVPRSPSQGSYSRARVYSPVRSPSARFERLPPRGEEIYADPTTFMMRRSISSPKYDYLGDRRPVPAGMYPYHYPASPTVHDKMVTPFPEAYRETLHAYKISEQDTDKLLGKLCEQNKVLREQERLVQQLRAEKESLESALMGTHQELEMFGSQPAYPEKLLHKKESLQNQLINIRVELSQASTALANSTAEYESLESEVSALHDDLWEQLNLDIQNEVVNRQIQKEIWRIQDVMEGLRKNNPSRGTDTAKHRVAIGPSGTYSSNSPASPLSSASLTSPLSPFSLISGSQGSPTKPAPGEEPGPPRPPLPKSYVPLESPPTVPPLPGESRLWPYPTSPSWQQGGEAKRGQPKTSFEQSKKEVQRAAPPGPTAEGLLQSRQEQDAEKQAALNKVGIVPPRTKSPAEEEAVPAAGMPRRSVGGMANGLSSRERPKSAVFANETKVKMSVEEQIDRMKRHQSGSMKEKRRSLQLPSSHQPETPGTKAPASYKVVRRHRSIHEVDISDLEAALRSDDPGKVYETPQEEIARLRKMELEPQHYDVDINKELSTPDKVLIPERYVELEPDTPLSPEEMKEKQKKVERIKTLIAKSSLQNVIPLGEGEVDVPQDPETQLQEQEKRIEISCALAAEASRRGRMLSAQCATPSPPTSPASPTPPTNPLSSETSRAADNSHFMRV; encoded by the exons ATGAGCGCTCGCAGTCCGCAcgcccccggggccgcggctGGGGCTGGAGAAGCCGAAATTCGCTGCGGGTCGGTGTGCGGAAGCCGGAGCCGGGTTGCGGTGCCGGAGGGGTCTCGTGGGCT CCACAATGAAAGGCGGAACACATTCCTGCACCCAGTGACGGGACAGGTCCCCGAGGACAACTCAAGACTTGACTTGCAAAA ACCAACCTTGGACATGTCAAGCAAAACGGGTGGCAAGCGACCGGCGACCATCACCAGCGAGCCCTCCAACCACGCCATGGTGTCGGAGGTGCCCCTGGAGCGCCCTGGAGGCCGGGTGGGTGCCCGGAGCCAGGCGTCACGGCAGGCAGCAGCGGAGACAGGatgccggggacccccccggggactgagcggctcctctccccctctgcagGCTTCGCGCTCCTCCCGCAAGGGCATCGCCTTCGGGAAGCGCTCCAATTCCATGAAGAGGAACCCCAACGCCGCCGTCACCAAAAGCGGCTGGCTCTACAAGCAG GCCAGCTCGGGGGTGAAGCAGTGGAACAAGCGCTGGTTCGTGCTGGTGGATCGCTGCCTCTTCTACTACAAAG ACGAGAAGGAGGAGAGCATCCTGGGCAGCATCCCCCTCCTCAGCTTCCGCGTGGCGGCCGTGCAGCCCTCCGACAACATCAGCAGGAAGCACACGTTCAAG GTGACGGTGTGCTGGGTGGAGGAGATGCCGGCGAGTAACGAGCAGTCCCTGTCTCCCCAGGCGGAGCACGCCGGCATCCGGACGTACTTCTTCAGCGCCGAGAACACGGAGGAGCAGGAGTCCTGGATCCAAGCCATGGGCGAAGCCGCCCGGGTGCAGATCCCCCCGACCCAGAG GCACGAGAAGCCAGACTCTGAAAACATCCCCCCcagcaaacaccaccaccaccgcaaCGCCGCCCACCGCGAGCACCCCAAAGCTGACCCCGACGCCAAGACCCGGGGGGAAGGCGACGGCCGTGGCTCAGAGAAGATCGAGAGGAAGCCGGAGAGGACGGAGAGCAAGAAAGAGCCCTTGGCCAAAGCCAACGGCATCGCCGGGCAGGAGATGCCCTCGGAGCCCGGCAGTCCTTACCCTGAGGCACCCCGGGTACCGGCGAGCGCGGAGCGGCCGCCCCAGCCCAACGGCTGGGCATACTCGTCACCCAGCCGGCCCGGCAGCACCGCGTACCCCCCGCCCGACGGGGAGAGCGTGGTCCACCGCCGGGGCTTTGCCCCCCGCACCAACCCCGAGAAGATCGCCCAGCGCAAGAGCTCCATGACGCAGCTGCAGCAGTGGGTGAACTCGCGCCGGGGGGCTGTGCCCCCCGAGGAGCTGCGGAG ccccaccaggtTTTACCCCGTGTCTCGCCGGGTGCCCGACTACTATTCTCCCTACTCGCCCCAGTACCCCGAGGAGTACCAGTACTACCCGCCGGGGGTGCGCCCCGACAGCATCTGCTCCATGCCCGCCTACGAGCGGGTGAGCCCGCCCTGGGCGCTGGAGGACAAGCGTCATTCCTTCCGCAACGGGGGCACCTACCAGCTCCGCGACTGGAAGGAACACCCCGGGTTCGGCCGGCAAGACGTCCCGCTCTGGCTACCCGCTGCCGGGAGGCAGCCGACTTACTTGGATGAGGTGGATGCGGCCTCGGGCTCCCTGCGACGGATGTCgctgcagccccgctcccgctccgTGCCCCGCTCACCCAGCCAGGGCTCCTACAGCCGGGCGCGGGTGTACTCCCCGGTCCGCTCGCCCAGCGCCCGCTTCGAGCGGCTGCCGCCCCGGGGAGAGGAGATTTACGCCGACCCCACCACCTTCATGATGAGGCGATCCATCAGTTCTCCCAAG TACGACTATCTGGGAGACAGACGGCCCGTCCCTGCGGGAATGTATCCGTACCACTACCCGGCATCCCCCACCGTCCACGACAAAATG GTGACACCCTTCCCGGAGGCCTACAGGGAGACGCTGCATGCCTACAAGATAAGCGAGCAAGACACCGAT aagctgctggggaagctcTGCGAGCAGAACAAGGTGCTGCGGGAGCAGGAGAGGCTGGTGCAGCAGCTCCGAGCAGAGAAG GAGAGCCTGGAGAGTGCCCTGATGGGGACGCACCAGGAGCTGGAGATGTTCGGGAGCCAGCCCGCATACCCGGAGAAGCTGCTGCACAAGAAGGAGTCGCTCCAGAACCAGCTCATCAACATCCGCGTGGAGCTGTCGCAGGCCAGCACG gccttGGCGAATAGCACAGCTGAGTACGAGAGCCTGGAGAGCGAGGTGTCCGCCCTGCACGACGACCTCTGGGAGCAGCTGAACCTGGACATCCAG aACGAAGTGGTCAACCGGCAGATCCAGAAGGAGATCTGGCGGATCCAGGACGTGATGGAAGGGCTGAGGAAGAACAACCCGTCCCGCGGCACGGACACTGCCAAGCACAGAG TGGCCATCGGCCCCTCGGGGACGTACAGCTCCaacagccccgccagccccctgaGCTCGGCCAGTCTcaccagccccctcagccccTTCTCCCTCATCTCCGGCTCCCAGGGCTCGCCCACCAAGCCAGCACCCGGCGAG GAACCGGGCCCGCCTCGACCTCCCCTCCCCAAGTCCTACGTACCCCTGGAGTCTCCTCCGACTGTTCCTCCGCTCCCCGGCGAGAGCCGCCTCTGGCCGTACCCCACCTCCCCTTCCTGGCAGCAAGGCGGCGAGGCGAAGAGGGGACAG CCCAAGACGAGCTTCGAGCAGAGCAAGAAAGAGGTGCAGCGAGCAGCCCCCCCTGGACCCACGGCCGAGGGGCTCCTGCAGAGCCGGCAGGAGCAGGACGCGGAGAAGCAGGCGGCTCTCAACAAGG TGGGCATCGTCCCCCCCAGGACCAAGTCTCcagcggaggaggaggcggtgcCGGCTGCCGGCATGCCAAGGAGGAGCGTGGGTGGCATGGCCAACGGGCTCAGCTCCCGG GAGAGACCAAAGAGTGCTGTGTTCGCCAATGAAACGAAGGTGAAGATGAGCGTGGAGGAGCAGATCGACCGCATGAAGCGCCACCAGAGCGGCTCCATGAAGGAGAAGCGGcgcagcctgcagctccccagcagccatCAGCCCGAGACCCCCGGCACAAAGGCACCTGCCTCCTACAAGGTG GTGCGCCGGCACCGCAGCATCCACGAGGTTGATATCTCCGACCTGGAGGCAGCGCTGCGTTCCGACGACCCCGGCAAGGTCTACGAGACACCCCAGGAGGAGATCGCCCGGCTGCGCAAGATGGAGCTGGAGCCGCAGCACTACGACGTGGACATCAACAAGGAG CTCTCCACGCCGGATAAAGTCCTCATCCCTGAGCGGTACGTCGAACTGGAGCCCGACACGCCGCTCAGCCCCGAGGAGatgaaggagaagcagaagaaagtggAAAGGATCAAGACCCTCATTGCCAAATCCAG CCTGCAGAACGTCATCCCCCTGGGCGAGGGGGAGGTGGACGTCCCCCAGGACCCCGagacccagctgcaggagcaggagaagaggatAGAGATCTCGTGTGCTCTGGCTGCCGAAGCCTCCCGCCGGGGCCGCATGCTCTCGG CTCAATGCGCTACCCCAagccctcccacctccccagcctccccgACTCCACCGACCAACCCCCTCTCGTCTGAAACATCCCGGGCCGCCGACAACAGCCATTTTATGCGTGTCTGA